The Candidatus Methylacidithermus pantelleriae genome contains the following window.
TACGGGTGTAACTCCGGGAGGTAAGGATACACCATTCGTTAGAAAGAGGCTTGTGTCCTGGCGGGCATGAAAGCTATCGACAAAGTCATGGAACTGAAGAGTTACGACAGAAAGGCCGAAGAGCGAAATGGAACGGAGAGCTTTAAGGTTGGGGACACCGGCAACGGCAGTCTCGATGGGAATAGTCAAAAGCCGCTCTACCTCCAGGGCGCTCCTGCCTGGCCATTGGGTGATGATCTGAACATTCATTGGGGAAATATTGGGATAGGGCTCGATCGGAAGTTGCCTGAAGGAATGGATCCCCCAGGCGAGGAGAACGAGGGCCAAGGTAACTACGACGGCACGGCGAGGTAAAACGAGGTAACGAACCAGTCGGGACTGCATAGTAAGCAAGCGTTTCTCCCGCTTCTGTCCTTGGGACAATAGCTTTTACGGGTTAAGCAACATTTGATTCAAAAGAATGGCGCCCGAAACGACGACCTCTTCATCTCCCCGAAGGCCAGAGAGGATGGCCACTTTGTCCTTTCCGAAGCTCTGAGCAACAACAGCCCGTTTTTGATAATCCTTCTTTTGCGCAACAAGGACATAAGCCTGATCCCCTTCATGAAGGAGGGCAGAGCGTGGCAAAACAACAGCTTTGGCATAGCCAACGACAAGTTCGGCTTCCACATAAAACTCCGGGCGCAGCTCCTTTGTCGGATTGGGAACATCGCACCGGATCGGTAACGTGTGGGTAGCGGGATCGAGACTGGGAGCGATGTAGTTTAGTACACCTGTAAACTGCTTTTGCCCGAGAGCAGGAACATAAAGAATGAGCTTTTGTCCCAGACGAATTTTGGAATAGTCTCGTTCGAATACATTCCCGAAAAACCACAGCTTGGTAGGATCCGCGATCATCATAAAGCTATCCCCCGTGTTAACAAAGGCGCCGGGATCCATGTTACGCTTAACAATGGTTCCAGAAATAGGAGCTCGCAATTTGAGGTAGAGGGATACGTTGCCCGTCCGGTCTAGCTCTTCGATGTCCTGATCGGCGGCCCCTAGGACCTTGAGGCGATTTCTTGCAGCTTGGAGGGTTGCTGACGCATCGGCTTTGAGTTCCGCGGA
Protein-coding sequences here:
- a CDS encoding efflux RND transporter permease subunit, yielding MQSRLVRYLVLPRRAVVVTLALVLLAWGIHSFRQLPIEPYPNISPMNVQIITQWPGRSALEVERLLTIPIETAVAGVPNLKALRSISLFGLSVVTLQFHDFVDSFHARQDTSLFLTNGVSLPPGVTPVLGPDSDAVGEVMRYAVIGDGVDLMTLKTWQDWDI
- a CDS encoding efflux RND transporter periplasmic adaptor subunit → MVFPLPPWQKIRKVAAALLRERKRSGLVLAGAATLVFCALILSHQTEREKKELSLPSRLARDTIPRPPEEFNNDFVRAERGQWMDVPLTIPVPGKLAFNAQYSFLCSARTAGRLDHILVFEGAEVRQGDVLAELYSPEFISAEKEYLVARETIRTISKLHSAELKADASATLQAARNRLKVLGAADQDIEELDRTGNVSLYLKLRAPISGTIVKRNMDPGAFVNTGDSFMMIADPTKLWFFGNVFERDYSKIRLGQKLILYVPALGQKQFTGVLNYIAPSLDPATHTLPIRCDVPNPTKELRPEFYVEAELVVGYAKAVVLPRSALLHEGDQAYVLVAQKKDYQKRAVVAQSFGKDKVAILSGLRGDEEVVVSGAILLNQMLLNP